A part of Patagioenas fasciata isolate bPatFas1 chromosome 30, bPatFas1.hap1, whole genome shotgun sequence genomic DNA contains:
- the LOC136112865 gene encoding scale keratin-like → MSCSDLRPAPTSVAVPQPIADSCNELCARQCPDSTAFIQPPPVVVTFPGPILTSFPQQAVVGSSGAPAFGGSLGLGGLYGAGATQGSGGLCTFGRPYYASPACSPYALPRYSRKLWDNCGPC, encoded by the coding sequence ATGTCTTGCTCCGACCTGCGCCCAGCACCAACCAGCGTCGCCGTCCCCCAGCCCATCGCTGACAGCTGCAACGAGCTGTGCGCCCGGCAGTGCCCCGACTCGACGGCCTTCATCCAGCCGCCCCCCGTCGTCGTCACCttccccggccccatcctcacGTCCTTCCCCCAGCAAGCCGTGGTGGGCTCCTCCGGAGCACCCGCCTTTgggggctccctggggctgggcgGCCTCTACGGTGCCGGGGCCACCCAGGGCTCCGGGGGCCTCTGCACCTTTGGCAGACCCTACTACGCTTCTCCCGCCTGCAGCCCTTACGCCTTGCCCCGCTACAGCAGGAAGCTGTGGGACAACTGTGGCCCCTGCTAG
- the LOC136112962 gene encoding scale keratin-like gives MSCSDLRPAPTSVAVPQPIADSCNELCARQCPDSTALIQPPPVVVTFPGPILSSFPQQAVVGSSGAPAFGGSLGLGGLYGAGATQGSGGLCTFGRPSYASPAYSPYALPRYSRRLWDNCGPC, from the coding sequence ATGTCTTGCTCTGACCTGCGCCCGGCACCAACCAGCGTCGCCGTCCCCCAGCCCATCGCTGACAGCTGCAACGAGCTGTGCGCCCGGCAGTGCCCCGACTCGACGGCCCTCATCCAGCCGCCCCCCGTCGTCGTCACCttccccggccccatcctcagctccttcccccagCAAGCCGTGGTGGGCTCCTCCGGAGCACCCGCCTTTgggggctccctggggctgggTGGCCTCTACGGTGCCGGGGCCACCCAGGGCTCCGGGGGCCTCTGCACCTTTGGCAGACCCTCCTACGCTTCTCCCGCCTACAGCCCTTACGCCTTGCCCCGCTAcagcaggaggctgtgggacaACTGTGGGCCCTGCTAG
- the LOC136112864 gene encoding scale keratin-like produces MSCSDLRPAPTSVAVPQPIADSCNELCARQCPDSTALIQPPPVVVTFPGPILSSFPQQAVVGSSGAPAFGGSLGLGGLYGAGATQGSGGLCTFGRPSYASPAYSPYALPRYSRRLWDNCGPC; encoded by the coding sequence ATGTCTTGCTCTGACCTGCGCCCGGCACCAACCAGCGTCGCCGTCCCCCAGCCCATCGCTGACAGCTGCAACGAGCTGTGCGCCCGGCAGTGCCCCGACTCGACGGCCCTCATCCAGCCGCCCCCCGTCGTCGTCACCttccccggccccatcctcagctccttcccccagCAAGCCGTGGTGGGCTCCTCCGGAGCACCCGCCTTTgggggctccctggggctgggcgGCCTCTACGGTGCCGGGGCCACCCAGGGCTCCGGGGGCCTCTGCACCTTTGGCAGACCCTCCTACGCTTCTCCCGCCTACAGCCCTTACGCCTTGCCCCGCTAcagcaggaggctgtgggacaACTGTGGGCCCTGCTAG